A single region of the Verrucomicrobiia bacterium genome encodes:
- the rsmD gene encoding 16S rRNA (guanine(966)-N(2))-methyltransferase RsmD, with translation MTLRIGSGKFKGRKLYTPRGKERFSSGRTKKALFDFLAPYLEGAAVLDLFAGAGGLGIEALSRGARFCFFVEMDAQAVSVLSNNLAGLFSSEQYEVRREDFRRSLPRLFAGGKKFDLVLADPPYRQDFLDELSSIWGKYPALRPDGLLAVEHSKKQHFDAPENLALMENRRYGDTMISYFRARG, from the coding sequence ATGACCCTGCGGATCGGTTCCGGAAAATTCAAGGGAAGAAAACTTTACACCCCCCGGGGAAAAGAGCGATTTTCCTCCGGCCGGACGAAGAAAGCGCTCTTTGATTTTTTGGCCCCGTACCTCGAGGGCGCGGCCGTGCTGGACTTGTTCGCCGGGGCGGGCGGGCTTGGGATCGAGGCGCTCTCGCGGGGGGCCCGCTTCTGCTTTTTTGTGGAAATGGACGCGCAGGCGGTTTCGGTCTTGAGCAATAACCTGGCGGGTTTGTTTTCTTCGGAGCAGTACGAAGTTCGGCGGGAGGATTTTCGCCGCTCGCTGCCGCGCCTTTTTGCCGGTGGAAAAAAGTTCGATTTGGTTCTGGCCGACCCCCCGTACCGGCAGGATTTTCTGGATGAACTCTCTTCGATCTGGGGAAAGTATCCGGCTTTGCGTCCAGACGGGCTTTTGGCCGTCGAACATTCAAAAAAACAGCATTTTGACGCACCGGAAAACCTGGCGCTTATGGAAAACCGGCGGTACGGGGATACGATGATTTCCTACTTCAGGGCACGGGGATGA
- the coaD gene encoding pantetheine-phosphate adenylyltransferase yields MKKALYPGTFDPITNGHLDLIERALALFDGLLVAVAENPQKSPLFSLAERSELLKNVLSGFQKVEIISFGGLTAALAKEKGVTAIVRGLRAVSDFEYEFQIALMNRRLAPKVETVFLMPSEKYTYLSSTIIKNVFSHGGDISGMVPEAVMEALRKKFGHK; encoded by the coding sequence ATGAAGAAAGCGCTCTATCCCGGCACCTTTGACCCGATAACAAACGGACATCTGGATTTAATCGAGCGGGCGTTGGCGCTGTTTGACGGCCTCCTCGTCGCCGTGGCGGAAAACCCGCAAAAATCCCCCCTCTTTTCCCTTGCGGAGCGAAGCGAGCTTTTAAAAAATGTCTTGTCCGGTTTTCAAAAAGTGGAGATCATCAGCTTCGGCGGATTGACGGCGGCTTTGGCGAAGGAAAAGGGGGTCACCGCCATTGTGCGCGGGCTGCGGGCGGTTTCCGATTTTGAGTATGAATTTCAAATCGCCCTGATGAACCGGCGGCTGGCGCCGAAAGTGGAAACCGTTTTTCTGATGCCGTCGGAGAAATATACCTACTTGAGCTCCACCATCATCAAAAACGTTTTTTCGCACGGCGGGGATATTTCCGGGATGGTGCCGGAGGCGGTAATGGAAGCCCTTAGGAAAAAATTCGGTCACAAGTAA
- a CDS encoding biotin/lipoate A/B protein ligase family protein — MAKKVETGSGVWRLLINPPLNGYLNMALDELLLEEAKRGMRPPTLRFYQWEGDWISYGYFQTPRRAFNVEAAREAAVSSVRRITGGRAVLHSEDLTYSLAAGDAQKEGLGSSLKETYRQIARALTSGFTRLGLPVAFSLRQERAAPSPSAGLAACFLTLSDYEISADGKKLVGSAQRREGSAFLQHGSIPLTARNRELAERVLARSAEAASPGNGLSNFRSRYATVEEAAGREVSIETLTAALQEGFSGVFGVEFEEERLSSSQWAKAEDLAEKYSSNAWNERKPREAKAGFSAAVPE, encoded by the coding sequence ATGGCCAAAAAGGTGGAAACGGGAAGCGGCGTCTGGCGATTGCTTATAAATCCGCCTTTGAATGGCTACCTTAATATGGCCCTTGACGAATTGTTGCTGGAAGAAGCCAAAAGAGGGATGCGCCCCCCCACCCTGCGCTTTTATCAATGGGAAGGGGACTGGATTTCGTACGGCTATTTTCAAACTCCCCGCCGGGCGTTCAACGTCGAGGCCGCCCGCGAAGCGGCGGTTTCCTCCGTGCGCCGGATAACGGGGGGGAGGGCCGTTTTGCATTCGGAGGATTTGACCTATTCGTTAGCCGCCGGGGATGCCCAGAAAGAGGGTTTGGGGTCGTCCTTAAAAGAAACCTACCGGCAGATCGCCCGTGCCTTGACCTCCGGTTTTACGCGGCTCGGTTTGCCGGTAGCGTTTTCTTTGCGACAGGAAAGAGCGGCCCCTTCCCCTTCCGCCGGGCTGGCGGCCTGTTTTTTGACCTTGTCCGACTACGAAATTTCGGCGGATGGAAAAAAATTGGTGGGCAGCGCGCAGCGCCGGGAGGGTTCCGCTTTTTTGCAGCACGGCTCGATTCCCTTAACGGCGCGCAACCGGGAACTGGCGGAGCGGGTCCTGGCGCGAAGTGCGGAAGCAGCATCTCCGGGCAACGGCCTTTCAAACTTTCGCTCCCGATACGCCACAGTGGAGGAGGCGGCCGGAAGGGAAGTTTCCATCGAAACGCTTACGGCCGCCCTGCAGGAAGGATTTTCCGGCGTTTTTGGCGTCGAATTTGAAGAGGAGAGGTTATCATCCAGCCAATGGGCGAAGGCGGAAGATCTTGCGGAGAAATATTCATCCAACGCGTGGAATGAAAGAAAGCCCCGGGAAGCCAAAGCCGGCTTTTCGGCGGCCGTGCCGGAATGA
- a CDS encoding TonB-dependent receptor, whose protein sequence is MSKSVRFIFVSFVLAGILFGGFSSALAANGQVAGRVIEKKTKEPIFGARVRLLLPDGTSAKMGAVSDEKGNFLILNVPPGDYQIEISYGPTYRKELFKDVKVKSDDKFETGTVALAEQAFEGDTVVVTAGRKAEIRKYESTSKVKVDAGEIEKLPIRNVTELLKVQVGVTVKDGQIHIRGGRHDETVFIIDGVEVRNILTGSSNLGAENSSNMSVGTNSIQEFTLIKGGFDAQYGNATSGVVSISTKEGSTDRTRFHVEYFTDRFASPTFSKYSFNSDQVQFNLSGPEPFLGWIFPKFLNWNTDGKVAYFASVAMDKTDTHLSYNKLASPLTRKDFASTSILGFEIPDRSQNTYNTQLKFTIRPSGLLKLNVDWKGEYLRYNFVGRNLQWSYRYSPSTAQVVNDQTNTFSISAEHTLSKNTFYRALISHYDKVYVERPGDPYNPAHGKNPDLFNFEDQSESYNDMNNNDRWDAGEPFVDVFREDTTAIGGPIYTPPNPATGFPGDPFQDLNGNGVYDGPEPFFDVNNNGRYDADRADITGADTDIPEKFVDGDVILGESFIDMDKNGVYDPAIDRFITCNCPENQDLNFNSQYDGAGSPYTVGLPYRDLNGNGVYDPPNGAAIREDGEPFIDRNGNGVYDPGNNGFVEPGTYVSSANSTRFLPAYQKHGVAQTTFKFDLNSQVGTHYLSSGLQLDLAKLTMNDIQAVQVRYAGIPDFQEFPDRGITRDSYVRRPLIGDVYFGDRVEYGQLIANLSLRYDFFFQSAGLNSVRAAEILGDKQPDPVKNKLSPRMGFSYPISERAKLFFNYGHYFQLPNLNQFYRRSNNVTTGFGTVGNFNLDYTKKIKYEFGSEILLSSNYRAVLTGFYNDDFGLINSLVNRYGSYNREEYVNTDYGRTRGFEAELSKVGGSYFQGYLDYQFSIALGKSSSEISNFLDRLAGNEINIQEFPLDWDQTHQITVNLNVNVPNGDHPQLFGLRMPDNWNMNFIWQYGSGFPFTPSNVYPGLPAARTDLSRRNSLRLPPNSRVDVRFQKSFRVWKQDYTFQLWISNLFDRKNVAAVSGGGSSNTGRTNTNLVRLDPVSGYYVALPGTPVQDDPRNYETGRNIKMGISIDF, encoded by the coding sequence ATGAGTAAATCGGTACGATTTATTTTTGTTTCGTTCGTTCTGGCCGGTATTTTGTTCGGGGGATTCAGTTCCGCCTTGGCCGCCAACGGCCAGGTGGCCGGGCGGGTTATAGAGAAAAAGACCAAGGAGCCGATTTTCGGCGCCAGGGTGCGGCTGCTTTTGCCGGACGGAACCTCCGCCAAGATGGGGGCGGTATCCGACGAGAAGGGGAATTTTCTCATTTTGAACGTGCCGCCGGGGGATTACCAAATCGAAATCAGCTACGGGCCCACATATAGGAAAGAGTTGTTTAAGGATGTGAAGGTCAAGTCCGACGACAAGTTTGAAACGGGCACGGTAGCTCTGGCGGAGCAGGCGTTCGAGGGAGACACCGTGGTGGTGACCGCCGGGCGAAAAGCCGAGATTCGCAAATACGAAAGCACCAGCAAGGTAAAGGTGGATGCCGGGGAAATCGAAAAGCTTCCCATCCGCAACGTCACCGAACTTTTGAAGGTGCAGGTCGGCGTGACTGTCAAGGACGGGCAGATTCACATCCGGGGCGGGCGGCACGACGAGACCGTGTTCATCATCGACGGGGTGGAGGTGCGCAACATTTTGACGGGCTCTTCCAACCTCGGGGCGGAAAACTCCTCCAACATGAGCGTGGGGACGAACAGCATTCAGGAGTTTACGCTCATCAAGGGGGGGTTTGACGCCCAGTACGGCAACGCCACCTCCGGCGTGGTTTCCATTTCCACCAAGGAGGGCTCCACGGACCGGACCCGCTTCCACGTGGAGTATTTCACCGATCGGTTCGCCTCCCCCACCTTCAGCAAGTACTCCTTCAACTCCGACCAGGTGCAGTTCAACCTCTCCGGGCCGGAGCCGTTTTTGGGCTGGATTTTCCCCAAGTTTTTAAACTGGAACACGGACGGGAAGGTGGCCTATTTTGCCTCCGTGGCGATGGACAAGACCGACACGCACCTTTCCTACAACAAACTGGCCTCCCCCTTGACCCGGAAGGATTTCGCCTCCACAAGCATCCTGGGGTTCGAAATACCGGACCGCAGCCAGAACACCTACAATACCCAGTTGAAATTCACCATCCGCCCCTCCGGTCTTTTGAAGCTGAACGTGGACTGGAAGGGGGAGTATTTGCGCTACAATTTCGTGGGACGAAATTTGCAATGGAGCTACCGCTATTCCCCCTCCACGGCCCAGGTGGTGAACGACCAGACCAACACCTTCAGCATCAGCGCCGAGCACACGCTCTCCAAAAACACCTTTTACCGGGCCTTGATTTCCCACTACGACAAGGTGTACGTGGAGCGCCCGGGGGACCCCTACAACCCGGCCCACGGGAAAAACCCGGATTTGTTCAATTTTGAAGACCAGAGCGAAAGCTACAATGACATGAACAACAACGACCGCTGGGATGCCGGGGAGCCGTTCGTGGACGTTTTCCGCGAGGACACCACGGCAATCGGGGGACCGATTTACACCCCGCCCAACCCGGCGACCGGTTTCCCCGGCGACCCGTTCCAGGACTTGAACGGCAACGGGGTGTACGACGGGCCGGAGCCGTTTTTCGATGTCAACAACAACGGCCGATATGACGCCGACCGGGCGGACATCACCGGCGCGGACACGGACATTCCGGAAAAGTTTGTGGACGGGGACGTCATTTTGGGGGAATCGTTCATCGACATGGATAAAAACGGGGTGTACGACCCGGCCATCGACCGCTTCATCACCTGCAACTGCCCGGAAAACCAGGATTTGAATTTCAACTCCCAATATGACGGCGCGGGAAGCCCGTACACGGTCGGACTGCCGTACCGGGACTTGAACGGCAACGGGGTGTACGACCCCCCCAACGGGGCCGCCATCCGCGAGGACGGGGAGCCCTTCATCGACCGGAACGGCAACGGGGTGTACGACCCGGGGAACAACGGCTTTGTGGAGCCGGGCACCTACGTTTCCTCCGCGAACAGCACCCGGTTTCTGCCGGCCTACCAGAAACACGGCGTGGCCCAGACCACGTTCAAGTTCGATTTGAACTCGCAAGTGGGGACCCATTATCTTTCCTCCGGGCTGCAGCTCGATCTGGCCAAGCTGACGATGAACGACATCCAGGCGGTGCAGGTGCGCTACGCCGGTATTCCGGACTTTCAGGAATTTCCCGACCGGGGGATCACCCGCGACTCCTACGTGCGCCGGCCCTTGATCGGGGACGTTTACTTCGGCGACCGTGTGGAATACGGCCAGCTCATCGCCAATTTGTCCTTGCGCTACGATTTCTTTTTCCAGTCCGCGGGCTTGAACAGCGTGCGGGCGGCCGAGATTCTGGGGGACAAGCAGCCGGACCCGGTGAAAAACAAGCTCTCCCCGCGGATGGGCTTTTCCTACCCCATCAGCGAGCGGGCCAAGCTCTTTTTCAACTACGGCCATTACTTCCAACTGCCGAACTTGAACCAGTTCTACCGCCGCTCCAACAACGTCACCACGGGGTTCGGCACGGTGGGGAACTTCAACCTGGACTACACCAAGAAAATCAAGTACGAATTCGGCAGCGAGATTCTTCTCTCCAGCAACTACCGGGCGGTTTTGACCGGCTTTTACAACGACGATTTCGGGCTCATCAATTCGCTGGTGAACCGCTACGGCAGCTACAACCGGGAGGAGTACGTCAACACGGACTACGGGCGGACGCGCGGGTTCGAGGCGGAGCTTTCCAAGGTGGGGGGAAGCTACTTCCAGGGATACCTGGACTACCAGTTCTCCATCGCCCTGGGGAAGAGCTCTTCGGAAATTTCCAACTTCCTGGACCGGCTGGCGGGAAACGAAATCAACATCCAGGAGTTCCCGCTGGACTGGGACCAGACCCACCAGATTACGGTGAACTTGAACGTGAACGTCCCGAACGGGGACCATCCCCAGCTTTTCGGGCTCCGGATGCCGGACAACTGGAACATGAACTTCATCTGGCAGTACGGCTCCGGTTTTCCCTTCACCCCCAGCAACGTGTATCCCGGGCTGCCGGCGGCCCGCACCGATTTATCCCGCCGGAATTCGCTCCGGCTTCCGCCGAACAGCCGGGTGGACGTCCGCTTTCAAAAATCGTTCCGGGTATGGAAGCAGGACTACACCTTCCAGCTCTGGATAAGCAACTTGTTCGACCGGAAGAACGTGGCCGCCGTTTCCGGCGGAGGTTCCAGCAATACCGGGCGGACCAACACCAACTTGGTTCGGCTGGACCCGGTGAGCGGGTACTACGTGGCTTTGCCGGGGACGCCGGTGCAGGACGACCCGCGCAACTATGAAACCGGCCGGAACATAAAAATGGGGATTTCCATTGACTTTTAA
- a CDS encoding PorV/PorQ family protein, with translation MKKTAAGILLGLLWAGGSVWGQAKVGTAGLQFLEIGVSARATAMGNAFAAVTNDIFSVYYNAAGLAALSRRQAAFTHIDYPAGIHYEFAALALPVRKLGGVVAVSVYDFQSGDIPVTTYNFPSGTGEITKAQDLALGVTFARYLTDHFSFGFTGKFIVEALDDREASGWAADVGTLYETGFRNFRIAMRISNFGPNFRFGPSDENFKDFPLPIDFHFGTAIDVVQSPQHRTTLAFEGSHPADNLEKFNTGVEYWYSEKIALRAGVNIRQDTDAQEVLTEDTRKFTTGVGFSAGAGFKLPVQRFNLTADYAFQDAHDLGSFHRWSVSFTF, from the coding sequence ATGAAAAAAACAGCGGCAGGGATTTTGCTCGGCTTGCTCTGGGCGGGCGGTTCCGTCTGGGGACAGGCGAAGGTCGGCACGGCCGGGCTGCAGTTTCTGGAAATCGGGGTTTCGGCACGGGCCACCGCGATGGGGAACGCCTTTGCGGCGGTGACCAACGACATTTTCTCCGTGTACTACAATGCCGCCGGGCTGGCCGCCCTTTCCCGCCGGCAGGCGGCTTTCACTCACATCGATTACCCGGCCGGCATTCACTACGAGTTCGCCGCTTTGGCTCTGCCGGTACGCAAACTGGGAGGGGTCGTGGCGGTCTCCGTGTATGATTTTCAAAGCGGGGACATTCCCGTCACCACCTACAACTTTCCTTCCGGCACGGGGGAAATTACCAAGGCCCAGGATTTGGCCCTGGGAGTCACGTTTGCCCGCTACCTGACCGACCATTTCTCCTTCGGCTTCACCGGCAAATTCATTGTGGAGGCGTTGGATGACCGGGAGGCCTCCGGCTGGGCGGCGGACGTGGGCACTTTGTATGAAACCGGTTTCCGGAATTTCCGGATTGCCATGCGGATTTCCAACTTCGGTCCCAACTTCCGCTTCGGCCCTTCCGACGAAAACTTCAAGGACTTTCCGCTGCCGATCGACTTTCATTTCGGCACGGCGATCGACGTGGTCCAATCCCCGCAGCACCGCACCACGCTGGCTTTTGAGGGGAGCCACCCGGCCGACAACCTGGAAAAATTCAACACCGGGGTGGAGTACTGGTATTCCGAAAAGATTGCGTTGCGCGCGGGGGTCAACATCCGCCAGGACACGGACGCCCAGGAGGTTTTGACCGAGGACACGCGCAAATTCACCACCGGCGTGGGGTTTTCGGCGGGGGCCGGGTTCAAGCTTCCCGTGCAGCGTTTCAACCTCACCGCCGATTACGCCTTTCAGGACGCCCATGATCTGGGCTCCTTTCACCGCTGGTCGGTTTCTTTCACTTTCTAA
- a CDS encoding tetratricopeptide repeat protein, with product MNDTLTSKAKNTLTKKTLMLLFLFALFCRLLYLSQIYANPTFKYPTLDARYHDEWAQAVAAGKLAQPQAFFRAPLYPYLLGLVYYVFGHNYLAPRIVQYVIGALGVVLLVLLAVRLFGKKMGIVTGVIFATYASVIYFEGELLLDFLLIPLDLLIFIFLYKAKETPSPLNWLLTGLWLGLSAITRPNILILIPAVLFWIWYCFHKSEILQRQFKFAALFLIGVFLPILPVAIHNYRAEKPLVLIASQGGINFYIGNNPDADGFTSMMPGRLQTNWELADIRAMAKAETGTELSSAELSDFWYKKGLEYWKSEPAAALKLLLKKTYLFFTRFEISNNQDIYLFWKNSSLIRFLPIGFWLIGPLGLLGLVFSFVNRKARFLSFFVLLYAFSVILFFVNARFRLPVLPFLTLFAVYAVFELWRRFREKQNLLFYVAALAIFSSLVNSNLYGFTKNPKPAGLFRLGNVHLEQGNWAEARQLFHQTVQLDPKFKYAHLNLGVVALKQGDLKTAEEEFKKELEVDPQSEKAAANLSLIQRLRGFPRLAVYWAEKSAAARPYFQDAYLNWALAYRALQMPDSALFVLQRGEKNCPSFLLGRFLKASFLLEAKRYAAAEPLLQALLDSLQNYQPSYDPQPFFVASREFGENLVELKSRIFYLLGRSRGEQNDFPRAMDYFQKALVENPANADAAADLGTALDYAGRSAEALPYFEKALSQKQDNFALFYNYGLALAKLNEFLKAREAFRRSLELNPNFPPAREKLAIVEALLNSRQ from the coding sequence ATGAACGATACCCTTACCAGCAAGGCAAAAAATACACTCACAAAAAAAACCCTGATGCTCCTATTCCTTTTTGCCCTTTTTTGTCGCCTGTTGTATCTGTCGCAGATTTACGCCAATCCAACCTTTAAATACCCGACTCTTGACGCCCGCTATCACGACGAATGGGCGCAGGCCGTGGCCGCGGGCAAGTTGGCCCAGCCCCAGGCCTTTTTCCGCGCTCCGCTTTATCCCTATTTGTTGGGACTGGTCTATTATGTTTTCGGGCACAATTACCTCGCGCCCCGAATCGTTCAGTACGTCATCGGAGCGCTGGGTGTGGTCTTGCTTGTCCTTTTGGCCGTCCGTCTCTTTGGAAAAAAGATGGGCATTGTTACAGGCGTCATTTTTGCAACATATGCAAGCGTTATTTATTTCGAAGGTGAGTTGCTTTTGGATTTCCTCTTGATTCCGCTCGACTTGCTGATTTTTATCTTTCTGTACAAGGCCAAAGAAACTCCATCGCCGCTCAACTGGCTCCTAACCGGTCTTTGGCTCGGGCTTTCCGCCATCACGCGGCCCAACATTCTGATTCTCATTCCCGCCGTTCTTTTCTGGATTTGGTACTGCTTCCACAAAAGCGAAATTCTGCAACGGCAATTTAAATTCGCCGCCTTGTTTCTCATCGGAGTTTTTCTCCCCATTCTGCCCGTGGCCATCCACAATTACCGGGCGGAAAAACCGTTGGTTTTAATCGCCTCCCAAGGGGGTATCAACTTCTACATCGGCAATAACCCGGACGCCGACGGTTTCACTTCTATGATGCCGGGGCGGCTGCAGACCAACTGGGAACTGGCGGATATCCGCGCGATGGCCAAAGCGGAAACGGGAACGGAGCTTTCCTCCGCCGAATTGTCAGACTTTTGGTATAAAAAAGGGCTGGAGTACTGGAAAAGCGAACCGGCGGCTGCCCTCAAACTGCTTTTGAAAAAAACCTATTTATTCTTCACGCGATTCGAGATTTCCAACAATCAGGACATTTATCTTTTCTGGAAAAACTCCTCGCTTATTCGATTCCTTCCCATCGGCTTCTGGCTCATCGGCCCGCTGGGGCTACTGGGCCTCGTGTTTTCCTTTGTGAACCGCAAAGCCCGGTTCCTCTCCTTTTTTGTTTTGCTTTATGCTTTTTCCGTCATTCTTTTTTTCGTCAACGCCCGCTTCCGCCTGCCGGTTCTGCCGTTTTTGACTTTGTTTGCGGTTTATGCCGTGTTTGAATTGTGGAGGCGCTTTCGCGAAAAGCAAAACCTTCTTTTCTATGTTGCGGCCTTGGCCATTTTTTCCTCTTTGGTCAATTCCAATCTCTACGGCTTTACCAAGAATCCCAAACCCGCCGGCCTGTTTCGCCTCGGCAACGTTCATTTGGAGCAGGGGAACTGGGCCGAAGCGCGGCAGTTGTTTCACCAGACCGTTCAACTCGATCCGAAATTCAAATACGCGCACTTGAACCTGGGGGTGGTCGCGCTGAAGCAGGGGGACTTGAAAACTGCCGAAGAAGAGTTCAAAAAAGAGCTGGAAGTGGACCCCCAATCGGAAAAAGCGGCCGCCAACCTCTCTCTCATCCAGCGGTTGAGAGGTTTCCCCCGACTGGCGGTTTATTGGGCGGAAAAATCGGCCGCCGCCAGGCCCTACTTTCAGGACGCCTATTTGAACTGGGCCCTGGCCTACCGCGCCCTGCAAATGCCCGACAGCGCGCTTTTTGTTCTGCAGCGGGGGGAAAAGAACTGCCCAAGCTTTCTTTTGGGGCGTTTCCTAAAGGCCTCGTTCCTGTTGGAAGCCAAGCGCTACGCGGCGGCCGAACCGCTTCTGCAGGCCCTCTTGGATAGTCTGCAAAACTATCAGCCGTCGTATGACCCCCAGCCTTTTTTTGTCGCTTCGCGGGAGTTTGGAGAAAACCTGGTCGAATTGAAATCCCGCATCTTTTACCTCCTCGGGCGCAGCCGCGGGGAGCAGAATGACTTTCCGCGCGCCATGGACTATTTCCAAAAAGCGCTGGTCGAAAACCCGGCCAATGCCGATGCGGCCGCCGATTTGGGAACCGCCCTGGACTATGCCGGCCGGTCGGCGGAAGCCCTCCCCTACTTTGAAAAAGCCCTTTCCCAAAAGCAGGACAATTTCGCCCTCTTCTACAACTACGGGCTGGCCTTGGCCAAGCTGAACGAGTTTCTAAAGGCCAGAGAGGCTTTTCGCCGTTCGCTGGAACTGAACCCGAACTTCCCGCCTGCCCGGGAAAAGCTGGCAATTGTGGAAGCGCTGCTGAATTCCCGGCAATAA
- a CDS encoding SDR family oxidoreductase gives MDLGLKDKSVLVAAASSGIGLATARLFLTEGAKVSICSHNPEKLAAAVETLHQKTGCHPFSFACDLARENDIESWVKETEKIHGPAQVLVTNTGGPPAGSWNELAPDDWTKAHDLILRSVMKLAHLVTPAMQKTGWGRLVFISSIAAKQSIPPLASSSTFRAGLLGYAKVLAADLGKHNITVNTVLPGYTLTGRQRELAEKAALQSGKTPEEIIKSWEAGIPLGRTAKPEEIAAAVVFLSSEKASYITGAALPVDGGSTRTIF, from the coding sequence ATGGACTTGGGATTGAAGGATAAATCGGTCTTGGTGGCCGCCGCCAGTTCCGGCATCGGGTTGGCGACCGCCCGGCTTTTCCTGACCGAAGGAGCCAAGGTCTCCATCTGTTCCCATAATCCCGAAAAATTGGCTGCCGCGGTTGAAACTTTGCATCAAAAAACCGGCTGCCATCCTTTTTCGTTTGCGTGCGACCTGGCCCGGGAAAACGACATTGAGAGCTGGGTGAAAGAAACGGAAAAAATCCACGGCCCCGCGCAGGTTTTGGTGACCAACACCGGCGGCCCGCCCGCCGGAAGCTGGAACGAATTGGCGCCGGACGACTGGACGAAAGCGCATGATTTGATTCTCCGCTCGGTGATGAAGCTTGCCCACCTGGTCACACCGGCGATGCAAAAAACCGGCTGGGGGCGGCTCGTTTTCATCTCCTCGATAGCCGCGAAACAATCCATTCCCCCCCTTGCCTCCTCCTCTACCTTCCGAGCTGGGCTGTTGGGCTACGCCAAAGTATTGGCTGCTGACCTAGGGAAACACAACATCACCGTCAACACCGTTTTGCCCGGCTACACCCTGACCGGCCGCCAGAGGGAACTGGCGGAAAAGGCCGCCCTGCAAAGCGGCAAAACGCCGGAGGAGATTATCAAAAGCTGGGAAGCGGGAATTCCTTTGGGGCGGACGGCCAAACCGGAGGAAATTGCCGCCGCGGTAGTCTTTCTGTCTTCGGAAAAAGCGAGTTATATCACCGGCGCCGCCCTGCCGGTGGACGGCGGCTCAACTCGCACAATATTTTAG